In Massilia forsythiae, one DNA window encodes the following:
- the rluB gene encoding 23S rRNA pseudouridine(2605) synthase RluB, translating to MNPTDTHETIPADAGLEAAAKPKRRTKAQIAADAANAGAADTTQPSAAQPETSAKPKRTRKPAAAKDAAADAATAVPAAAAPVQDDAAPAPARKPRAKKVAAEQAAAEQAAPVAVAQPVAPLSDFQPEIAVQAAVKREAPAKAAARSERKPLSGKQVKVDVEVSTQAGDAAAAAAQEEAQAGAVRQEAGQRKPRGPRQMRQQREERQLRQRDERAQQEQDASAVETVAAQPADADAAPVEAGSAAAPRREARAGKQQRDQKEQKGQRGQQSQKGQRGQQAQDGQPVQGGQPGQQGKQQAGKQGAKPNRQQDGKQAGQGANAKGTKGAKGAKGSDADAVFSFVTSDAFDANEGGRGQAQASKARRDLTADDDAPKLHKVLAEAGLGSRRDMEELIVAGRVSVNGEPAHIGQRILPTDAVRINGKLLQRRVNNNKPPRVLVYHKPAGEIVSADDPEGRPSVFDRLPTMKTGKWLAVGRLDFNTEGLLLFTNSGDLANRLMHPRYNIDREYAVRTLGELEEGMRQKLLAGVELEDGLANFTKIADGGGEGVNRWYRVVIGEGRNREVRRMFEAVGLTVSRLIRTRYGAMTLPSGLKRGRWEELEENDVRNFMGAFGIEKKGGAASGGGKAQGQGQGSRERAAGDANRANGNRIDRADANRNADPFGPPVARAGAAPQGGRGQGGSHQGGGFGGGQGRSSRPGNGGGYGGQGRSGGGGGNGGSKGPRQPDPLQTTFGFAGAGQNRRPQGPRVSDSGMPRRGRRG from the coding sequence ATGAATCCAACTGACACTCACGAGACGATCCCTGCCGACGCGGGGCTGGAGGCGGCCGCCAAGCCGAAGCGCCGCACCAAGGCGCAGATCGCGGCCGACGCCGCCAATGCCGGCGCTGCCGATACTACCCAGCCGAGTGCGGCCCAGCCGGAAACCTCGGCCAAGCCGAAGCGCACCCGCAAGCCGGCTGCCGCCAAGGATGCGGCCGCCGATGCAGCCACTGCCGTGCCGGCAGCCGCTGCGCCGGTGCAAGACGATGCCGCCCCGGCGCCGGCGCGCAAGCCGCGCGCCAAAAAGGTGGCCGCCGAGCAGGCCGCCGCCGAGCAGGCCGCGCCGGTTGCCGTGGCCCAGCCGGTGGCGCCGCTGTCCGACTTCCAGCCGGAGATCGCCGTGCAGGCTGCCGTCAAGCGCGAAGCGCCGGCCAAGGCTGCGGCCAGGTCCGAGCGCAAGCCGCTGTCCGGCAAGCAGGTCAAGGTGGATGTCGAGGTGAGCACCCAGGCCGGCGACGCTGCAGCGGCCGCCGCGCAGGAAGAGGCGCAAGCCGGCGCCGTGCGCCAGGAAGCGGGACAGCGCAAGCCGCGCGGCCCACGCCAGATGCGCCAGCAGCGTGAAGAACGCCAGCTGCGCCAGCGCGACGAGCGCGCCCAGCAGGAACAGGATGCGTCCGCTGTCGAAACGGTTGCCGCCCAGCCGGCCGACGCCGATGCCGCTCCTGTAGAAGCCGGCAGCGCCGCCGCGCCGCGCCGCGAAGCGCGTGCCGGCAAGCAACAGAGGGATCAGAAGGAGCAAAAAGGGCAGCGCGGCCAGCAGTCCCAGAAGGGGCAGCGCGGCCAGCAGGCGCAGGACGGCCAGCCGGTGCAGGGCGGCCAGCCGGGCCAGCAAGGCAAGCAGCAGGCCGGCAAGCAGGGCGCCAAGCCGAACCGTCAACAGGATGGCAAGCAGGCCGGCCAGGGCGCCAACGCCAAAGGTACCAAGGGCGCCAAGGGTGCCAAGGGCAGCGATGCCGACGCCGTGTTCTCGTTCGTCACCTCGGACGCGTTCGACGCCAACGAAGGCGGCCGCGGCCAGGCGCAAGCGTCCAAGGCGCGCCGCGACCTGACTGCCGACGACGACGCGCCGAAGCTGCACAAGGTGCTGGCGGAAGCCGGCCTGGGGTCGCGCCGCGACATGGAAGAACTCATCGTCGCCGGCCGCGTGTCGGTGAACGGCGAGCCGGCCCACATCGGCCAGCGCATCCTGCCGACCGACGCCGTGCGCATCAACGGCAAGCTGCTGCAACGCCGCGTCAACAACAACAAGCCGCCACGCGTGCTGGTGTACCACAAGCCGGCCGGCGAGATCGTCAGCGCGGACGATCCGGAAGGCCGTCCGTCGGTGTTCGACCGCCTGCCGACCATGAAGACCGGCAAGTGGCTGGCGGTGGGCCGCCTCGACTTCAATACCGAAGGCCTGCTGCTGTTCACCAACTCGGGTGACCTGGCCAACCGCCTGATGCACCCGCGCTACAACATCGACCGCGAATACGCGGTGCGCACCCTGGGCGAGCTGGAAGAAGGCATGCGCCAGAAGCTGCTGGCCGGCGTGGAGCTGGAAGACGGACTGGCGAACTTCACCAAGATCGCCGACGGCGGCGGCGAAGGCGTCAACCGCTGGTACCGCGTGGTGATCGGCGAGGGCCGCAACCGCGAGGTGCGCCGCATGTTCGAGGCGGTCGGCCTGACCGTGTCGCGCCTGATCCGCACCCGCTACGGCGCGATGACGCTGCCGTCCGGCCTGAAGCGCGGCCGCTGGGAAGAACTGGAAGAAAACGACGTGCGCAACTTCATGGGCGCCTTCGGCATCGAGAAGAAGGGCGGCGCCGCGTCCGGCGGCGGCAAGGCCCAGGGGCAGGGCCAGGGGAGCAGGGAGCGCGCGGCGGGCGACGCCAACCGCGCCAACGGCAACCGCATCGACCGCGCCGACGCCAACCGCAATGCCGATCCGTTCGGTCCGCCGGTGGCGCGCGCCGGCGCGGCGCCGCAGGGCGGCCGCGGCCAGGGCGGCAGCCACCAGGGCGGCGGCTTCGGCGGCGGCCAGGGGCGCAGCAGCCGGCCGGGTAACGGCGGCGGCTACGGCGGCCAGGGCCGCAGCGGCGGCGGCGGGGGCAATGGCGGCAGCAAGGGGCCACGCCAGCCGGATCCGCTGCAGACCACGTTCGGCTTTGCCGGCGCCGGCCAGAACCGCCGTCCGCAGGGGCCGCGCGTGAGCGACAGCGGCATGCCGCGCCGCGGCCGGCGCGGGTAA
- the scpB gene encoding SMC-Scp complex subunit ScpB: protein MVCRVRPRRPAAVPQLAGHFRRGMATEPCFDDGLPLAVQHGPHRSRGAAMVAGGVAAVCVDIFLCIPVATSADDIVMNTDEAKKVLETALLCAREPMTLHGMKKLFADDAGAGLGSDIIKRLLEELRQDWQGRGIEIVSLASGWRFQSRPEMKPYLDRIAPEKPPKYSRATLETLAIIAYRQPVTRGDIEEIRGVAVNSQTVKMLEDRGWIDVVGYREVPGRPALLGTTKQFLDDLGLAALSQLPPLQQVADIGAGRSLAALEAALQQQFDDTSPVEVPIHDPAPASNG from the coding sequence ATGGTTTGCCGGGTCCGGCCCCGCCGTCCGGCGGCCGTACCGCAACTCGCGGGGCACTTTCGCCGCGGCATGGCCACGGAACCCTGCTTCGACGATGGTCTCCCGTTGGCTGTGCAGCACGGACCGCACCGGTCGCGTGGCGCTGCAATGGTCGCGGGCGGTGTCGCGGCAGTTTGTGTTGACATTTTTCTTTGCATTCCAGTTGCAACATCCGCTGACGACATCGTTATGAACACTGATGAGGCCAAGAAGGTGCTCGAGACTGCCTTGTTGTGCGCGCGCGAGCCGATGACGCTGCACGGCATGAAGAAGTTGTTCGCCGACGACGCCGGCGCCGGCCTGGGCAGCGACATCATCAAGCGCCTGCTGGAAGAATTGCGCCAGGACTGGCAGGGGCGCGGCATCGAGATCGTCAGCCTGGCGTCCGGCTGGCGCTTCCAGAGCCGTCCGGAAATGAAGCCCTACCTGGACCGCATCGCGCCGGAAAAGCCGCCGAAGTATTCGCGCGCCACGCTGGAAACGCTGGCGATCATCGCCTACCGCCAGCCGGTCACGCGCGGCGATATCGAGGAGATCCGCGGCGTGGCCGTGAATTCGCAGACGGTCAAGATGCTGGAAGACCGCGGCTGGATAGACGTGGTCGGCTACCGCGAAGTGCCGGGGCGCCCGGCCTTGCTGGGCACGACCAAGCAATTTCTCGACGACCTGGGACTGGCCGCGCTGTCGCAGCTGCCGCCCCTGCAGCAGGTGGCCGACATCGGCGCCGGACGCAGCCTGGCCGCGCTGGAAGCGGCCCTGCAGCAACAATTTGACGATACTTCACCCGTTGAAGTCCCGATTCACGACCCTGCGCCCGCATCCAACGGTTGA
- a CDS encoding glucokinase — MNALPASTAFQPSAASLYDSPRLLADIGGTNARFALELGPGRIELIDVLPCAEHATLGHAVRAYLDGDTVRAAACGTVRHAAVAIANPVLGDMVRMTNHHWEFSIAALGAELGFESFIVVNDFSALAMSLPHLADGDKWQVGGGAPCLGAPIGLVGAGTGLGVSGLIPAEQGATGAGHWTALRSEGGHVSFSPADETEVAILQYAWREFEHVSAERLLSGAGVELIYRALAHHLGQDAEPLGAPEISRQGLSGECKLCDRVIDVFCGMLGTVAGNLAITLGAQGGVYIGGGIVPRLGERFARSPFRQRFERKGRFGAYLAQVPTYVITARYPAFLGVSAILAERLAR, encoded by the coding sequence ATGAACGCATTGCCCGCTTCCACCGCTTTCCAGCCATCCGCCGCCAGCTTGTACGACAGTCCGCGCTTGCTCGCCGACATCGGCGGCACCAATGCGCGTTTCGCGCTGGAACTGGGGCCGGGCCGGATCGAGCTGATCGACGTGCTGCCCTGCGCCGAACACGCCACCCTCGGCCACGCCGTGCGCGCCTACCTGGATGGCGATACCGTGCGCGCCGCCGCCTGCGGCACGGTGCGCCATGCCGCCGTCGCCATCGCCAATCCGGTGCTGGGCGACATGGTGCGCATGACCAATCACCACTGGGAATTCTCGATCGCGGCGCTGGGCGCCGAGCTCGGCTTCGAGTCCTTCATCGTGGTCAACGATTTTTCGGCGCTGGCGATGTCGCTGCCGCACCTGGCGGATGGCGACAAATGGCAGGTCGGCGGCGGCGCGCCGTGCCTGGGCGCGCCGATCGGCCTGGTCGGCGCCGGCACCGGCCTGGGCGTTTCCGGCCTGATCCCGGCGGAGCAGGGTGCGACCGGCGCGGGCCACTGGACCGCGTTGCGCAGCGAAGGGGGGCACGTGAGCTTTTCGCCGGCCGATGAAACCGAAGTCGCGATCCTGCAATATGCCTGGCGCGAATTCGAGCACGTGTCGGCCGAGCGCCTGCTGTCCGGCGCCGGCGTCGAACTCATCTACCGTGCGCTGGCCCATCACCTGGGACAGGACGCCGAGCCGCTGGGAGCGCCGGAGATTTCGCGCCAGGGCCTGAGCGGCGAATGCAAGCTGTGCGACCGCGTGATCGACGTCTTCTGCGGCATGCTGGGCACCGTGGCCGGCAACCTGGCGATCACCCTGGGCGCCCAGGGCGGCGTGTACATCGGCGGCGGCATCGTGCCGCGCCTGGGCGAGCGCTTCGCGCGTTCGCCGTTCCGCCAGCGTTTCGAGCGGAAGGGCCGTTTCGGCGCTTACCTGGCGCAGGTGCCGACCTATGTCATCACTGCCCGGTACCCGGCCTTCCTGGGCGTGTCGGCGATCCTGGCGGAGCGGCTGGCCAGGTAG